One stretch of Fictibacillus sp. b24 DNA includes these proteins:
- a CDS encoding DUF3934 family protein, with the protein MSKAKGKKSGVGQGTGKKGWNRWKSSSKKKGPKPYVSKGKNKPESENETK; encoded by the coding sequence ATGAGTAAAGCAAAAGGCAAGAAAAGTGGGGTTGGCCAGGGCACGGGGAAAAAGGGCTGGAACCGCTGGAAATCGAGCAGCAAGAAAAAGGGTCCAAAACCTTATGTAAGCAAGGGGAAAAATAAGCCTGAGAGCGAAAATGAAACGAAATAG
- a CDS encoding nuclease-related domain-containing protein — protein MPIFIQKLEALLRRVSPTHPNRVKIAEDLAKSKSGITGERSLQYFYRYLPQDKVRFLHHIRISHMDYYFQVDTLLLTNKFLLLLEIKNYAGHLYFDEKHGQLIRTLNNKRDIFEDPLLQAKRQAFHLSKIINKHKYPSIPIETMVVFTHPKAYIECSPTYKEAMKRVIKSSKLEEKFVEFSSKYKQELFSVKEVKKMSRLLNKLHEPYDPNICVRYGIGLNELINGVICPQCEDGMYVIKQLSKWRCERCGVISNEVLIHALRDYALLVSTTITNKSCQSYLNISPRQSQYLLKALQIPFYGSNKGRTYHLDSLIT, from the coding sequence ATGCCGATTTTTATACAAAAATTAGAAGCTTTATTAAGGAGGGTATCACCTACACATCCTAATCGAGTAAAAATAGCTGAGGATTTGGCCAAAAGTAAGTCAGGTATCACTGGTGAGAGATCCTTACAATACTTTTATAGGTATTTACCTCAAGATAAAGTTAGGTTTTTACACCATATTAGAATTTCACATATGGATTATTATTTTCAGGTTGATACACTTTTACTTACTAACAAGTTTCTACTACTTCTTGAGATCAAAAATTATGCAGGTCATCTATACTTTGATGAGAAGCATGGCCAGCTCATTCGCACGCTCAACAACAAACGAGATATCTTCGAAGATCCCCTTCTTCAAGCTAAAAGACAAGCTTTTCATCTTTCTAAAATCATAAATAAACATAAATATCCGAGCATACCGATTGAGACAATGGTTGTGTTTACACATCCGAAAGCATATATAGAGTGTTCTCCGACCTATAAAGAAGCCATGAAAAGAGTAATAAAGAGCTCAAAGTTAGAAGAAAAATTTGTTGAGTTTAGCTCAAAATATAAACAAGAACTTTTTTCTGTAAAAGAGGTTAAAAAAATGAGTAGATTATTAAATAAATTACATGAACCCTATGATCCAAATATTTGTGTGAGATATGGAATCGGATTAAATGAATTGATTAACGGAGTCATCTGTCCTCAATGTGAAGATGGGATGTATGTGATTAAACAGTTATCTAAATGGCGGTGTGAAAGGTGCGGTGTGATTTCAAATGAAGTTCTTATTCACGCGTTAAGAGATTATGCGCTACTCGTTTCTACAACAATTACAAATAAGTCATGTCAATCTTATCTGAACATAAGTCCAAGACAATCTCAATATTTGCTAAAAGCACTTCAAATTCCGTTTTACGGCTCTAATAAAGGAAGAACCTACCACCTTGACTCTCTCATCACTTAA
- a CDS encoding GNAT family N-acetyltransferase: MNQSMETNVKLSSENIYIRPLTVEDAEAMVSLQLENRDFFSQFAMERSDDFYTLKNQQKRIQMLVENAKQDLDYYFGIFTTDDDLLIGTINLFAVMRGSIQSAFVGYFLDKKHNGKGYTTEAVRLIVKYGFDELKLHRVEAGVMPHNIGSIRVLEKAGFEKEGLARKNVKINGKWEDHQQMAIINPAD; the protein is encoded by the coding sequence ATGAATCAAAGTATGGAAACGAATGTTAAATTATCTAGCGAGAATATTTATATCAGGCCGCTGACAGTTGAGGACGCTGAGGCAATGGTAAGCCTTCAATTGGAAAACAGGGATTTTTTTAGTCAGTTTGCAATGGAACGCAGTGATGATTTTTATACCTTAAAAAACCAGCAGAAGCGTATACAGATGCTGGTGGAGAATGCAAAACAAGACTTAGATTACTATTTTGGTATTTTTACAACAGATGACGATCTACTCATTGGAACGATTAATCTGTTCGCGGTGATGCGTGGGTCCATCCAGAGTGCGTTTGTAGGTTACTTTTTGGATAAGAAGCATAATGGAAAAGGCTACACGACAGAAGCGGTTCGACTTATTGTGAAGTATGGGTTCGATGAGCTGAAGCTGCACCGAGTTGAGGCAGGTGTTATGCCACACAACATCGGTTCCATTCGCGTTTTGGAGAAAGCTGGTTTCGAAAAAGAGGGACTAGCACGCAAAAACGTGAAGATCAACGGCAAGTGGGAAGATCACCAGCAGATGGCGATCATTAATCCAGCTGACTGA
- a CDS encoding DUF3658 domain-containing protein, protein MNEIPNHAEITVWTADNASEQTGIRFVLKLLENRPNPILVVNTNESYDKYCKHPEIYYVSQHTGEIPPKELQVILEKTRNDERISFVYKKQLVKEWESLSNSNEVLRLWENGEIRSVSVNHLDPFIINTARRFEWKYDDEFKKSARLIGDVIGHLEQYVGDEFIQYRLLELINQGIYEYEGNLVGMRNYSVRLAKK, encoded by the coding sequence ATTAACGAAATTCCCAATCATGCTGAAATTACCGTATGGACAGCGGACAATGCATCTGAACAGACTGGTATCAGGTTTGTGCTGAAGCTGCTTGAAAATCGGCCGAACCCTATCCTAGTGGTGAACACGAATGAGAGCTACGACAAATATTGCAAACATCCTGAAATCTATTATGTTTCCCAGCATACCGGCGAGATACCGCCAAAAGAGCTGCAAGTCATTTTAGAAAAAACGAGAAATGACGAACGGATCTCCTTCGTTTATAAGAAACAACTCGTAAAAGAATGGGAGTCTTTGAGCAATTCAAATGAAGTGTTGAGGCTGTGGGAGAACGGGGAAATCAGGAGTGTTAGTGTTAATCATCTAGACCCTTTTATCATCAATACGGCTAGACGTTTCGAATGGAAATATGATGATGAATTTAAGAAATCAGCACGCCTCATCGGGGATGTTATCGGACATCTTGAACAATATGTCGGTGATGAATTTATACAATATCGGTTATTGGAATTGATCAACCAAGGTATATATGAATATGAAGGAAATCTAGTGGGCATGAGGAATTATAGTGTGAGGCTAGCCAAAAAATAA
- a CDS encoding DUF1835 domain-containing protein, whose product MTVHILFGESAAGGLKWTLKKKGKNDKVIGFSDQFAVGPVFQLETEAGLVARVNWFKKHMPKDEFDFITIVNMKSSSEKLFVKLTKFPIMLKLPYGQRTMHLNRLVSGLC is encoded by the coding sequence ATGACCGTTCATATTCTATTTGGAGAGTCTGCTGCTGGAGGGTTGAAATGGACGCTTAAGAAGAAGGGCAAAAACGATAAAGTGATTGGTTTTTCCGATCAGTTCGCAGTGGGTCCTGTTTTTCAGTTGGAGACGGAGGCGGGTTTAGTAGCCCGAGTGAACTGGTTTAAGAAACATATGCCAAAAGACGAATTTGATTTTATTACGATAGTAAATATGAAGAGCAGTTCAGAGAAACTCTTCGTGAAATTAACGAAATTCCCAATCATGCTGAAATTACCGTATGGACAGCGGACAATGCATCTGAACAGACTGGTATCAGGTTTGTGCTGA
- a CDS encoding cyclic-phosphate processing receiver domain-containing protein — MEKISVFMDDYRSPPEGYVYVETIDECMELLRTRDIEHLSLDHDLLSNTRNGLMLVQMMVDEQLFANRITIHSANSVGGKNMYNCLKQAQKDLIMPHTIIVSLRPLPLKYFPPRVLQHYLNIK; from the coding sequence ATGGAGAAAATCAGCGTATTTATGGATGATTACCGTAGCCCGCCTGAAGGTTACGTTTACGTCGAAACGATAGATGAATGTATGGAATTGTTAAGAACTCGGGACATCGAACATTTATCGCTTGATCACGATCTGCTCAGCAATACCAGAAATGGTCTCATGCTCGTTCAGATGATGGTCGATGAACAACTGTTTGCCAATCGCATCACCATTCACTCTGCCAATTCAGTAGGCGGAAAAAACATGTACAACTGCCTCAAACAAGCTCAAAAAGACCTCATCATGCCTCACACAATCATCGTTTCCTTACGTCCACTGCCGCTCAAGTATTTTCCGCCAAGAGTACTTCAACACTACTTAAATATTAAATAG
- a CDS encoding protein phosphatase 2C domain-containing protein, with protein sequence MMHHELKWIGSEKTFVDELDVVKVGRVTLGRFGGNTAAGSYKNEDGCLVWTNEEENWEFTMVLDGHKTAQSVELVVGHFEKMKKNITSALAQSAGPALKRMDCLILDIFQEPEFMEACRKTTGETACLIVVRKEKYLWWFSVGDCIVHLFHPELIALGERQLVQRSFYEWVGEVNTFELPVPCYSTGKKEMRQGLNHVFMTTDGLTECPGVPFEDPETIQTVLFEKGIEVGVGKLLSEVKDNGVRDSTTIIAWSVEIEETASMPSDV encoded by the coding sequence ATGATGCATCATGAACTTAAATGGATTGGCAGTGAAAAGACTTTTGTGGATGAATTAGATGTGGTGAAGGTTGGTAGAGTTACACTTGGAAGGTTTGGCGGTAACACTGCTGCAGGTTCGTACAAGAACGAAGACGGATGCTTAGTTTGGACGAATGAAGAGGAGAACTGGGAATTCACCATGGTTCTCGATGGTCACAAGACTGCTCAAAGTGTTGAGTTAGTAGTTGGCCACTTTGAAAAGATGAAGAAAAACATTACGAGTGCTTTGGCCCAATCTGCTGGTCCAGCGCTAAAAAGGATGGACTGTCTCATACTCGACATTTTTCAAGAGCCAGAGTTTATGGAGGCATGCCGCAAAACAACTGGTGAAACCGCTTGTCTGATCGTGGTACGAAAAGAGAAATATTTGTGGTGGTTTTCCGTTGGAGATTGTATAGTCCATTTATTTCATCCAGAACTGATCGCGCTTGGAGAGAGACAGCTTGTACAGAGAAGTTTTTACGAATGGGTTGGTGAAGTGAACACGTTTGAACTTCCGGTTCCCTGTTATAGCACGGGTAAAAAAGAAATGAGACAGGGGTTGAACCACGTATTCATGACAACTGACGGCTTAACAGAATGTCCAGGTGTTCCTTTTGAGGATCCGGAGACTATACAGACAGTACTTTTTGAAAAGGGAATTGAAGTTGGGGTAGGAAAGCTTTTGTCTGAAGTAAAAGATAACGGTGTAAGAGACAGCACAACAATCATTGCGTGGTCTGTCGAAATAGAGGAAACAGCCAGTATGCCAAGTGATGTGTAA
- a CDS encoding HIT family protein → MSEDCFICNKHQGSIDTAGIKIYEDDLVYVSHIDKGGRPSYLGHIMIDLKRHASSIGDMTPDEASAFGQIMARVSKAVKETQGAEHIYALVSGNSVPHLHMHIVPRYPKTPAEYWGPNEVYDWPDAPFGMNEEIVQVCEQVKRFLEEDSYDAS, encoded by the coding sequence ATGAGTGAGGATTGTTTTATTTGCAATAAGCATCAAGGAAGCATTGATACGGCTGGAATCAAGATTTATGAAGATGATCTAGTCTATGTAAGTCATATTGATAAAGGTGGAAGACCGTCTTACTTGGGACATATCATGATCGATCTTAAGCGTCACGCATCATCGATTGGGGACATGACACCTGATGAGGCGAGTGCATTCGGCCAGATCATGGCGAGGGTGAGTAAAGCGGTTAAGGAAACACAGGGTGCTGAACACATTTATGCGCTAGTTTCCGGAAATTCAGTTCCTCATCTGCACATGCATATTGTACCGCGTTATCCGAAAACACCTGCGGAATATTGGGGACCGAACGAAGTATACGACTGGCCGGATGCTCCGTTTGGGATGAACGAAGAGATCGTGCAAGTGTGCGAACAAGTTAAGAGGTTCTTGGAGGAGGATTCGTATGATGCATCATGA
- a CDS encoding flavoprotein, producing the protein MLSSFQIFYKEFKESWRNSSIAGIKEVLSLDYQAREIRDQDIVDFEYAESIEGWSQAFNQLQEQNAQWILKEVGVIPLRENEVLAILWASLIIDDRQLETANLFFITFRWKDGKWKLIRSYIEAGLPSEKMECFELNRI; encoded by the coding sequence ATGTTAAGTTCTTTTCAGATATTTTATAAAGAATTTAAAGAAAGCTGGAGAAACTCATCTATTGCTGGAATTAAAGAAGTTCTATCGCTCGATTATCAAGCACGGGAAATTAGAGATCAGGATATTGTTGATTTTGAATATGCTGAATCCATTGAAGGATGGAGTCAAGCCTTTAATCAGTTGCAAGAGCAAAATGCACAGTGGATTCTAAAAGAGGTTGGAGTTATTCCTTTAAGAGAAAATGAAGTATTAGCGATTCTCTGGGCTTCCTTAATTATTGATGACAGACAACTAGAGACCGCAAACTTATTCTTTATAACATTTAGATGGAAAGATGGGAAATGGAAGTTGATCAGAAGCTATATTGAAGCGGGATTACCATCTGAAAAAATGGAATGTTTTGAACTAAACAGAATTTAA
- a CDS encoding GNAT family N-acetyltransferase, whose translation MSQLKQFVVHKASSDDYEEVISFLKELAQWMKDNEINQWSYLLEGGDDEEIKRAIQQKHTYKVLSDDMMIATFTLSPEQSEWDQHIFGKEEASDSLYLHRLAVRPQYMNQGIGKEILRWIHENLGDGKQFIKLDCVADNVKLNQFYRDHGFEYLGETDNHSKYIKHLSRR comes from the coding sequence GTGAGTCAATTGAAGCAATTTGTCGTTCACAAAGCATCTTCTGATGATTATGAAGAAGTGATTAGTTTTTTAAAAGAACTGGCTCAATGGATGAAAGATAACGAAATTAATCAATGGAGTTATCTGCTTGAAGGCGGTGATGACGAAGAAATTAAGCGAGCCATCCAGCAAAAACATACTTATAAAGTTTTAAGTGATGACATGATGATAGCTACATTTACATTATCACCCGAGCAAAGTGAGTGGGATCAGCATATTTTCGGGAAGGAAGAAGCTTCTGATTCCCTGTATTTACATCGATTAGCAGTACGGCCGCAGTATATGAATCAGGGAATAGGCAAAGAAATTTTGCGCTGGATTCATGAAAATCTTGGGGACGGAAAGCAGTTTATTAAATTAGATTGTGTGGCAGATAACGTAAAGCTGAACCAATTTTATCGAGATCATGGTTTTGAATATTTAGGAGAAACCGATAATCATAGCAAATACATAAAGCATTTAAGTAGGAGGTAA
- a CDS encoding dihydrofolate reductase family protein, producing MNKKRNVILYIAASVDGFIAKENEDIDWLSMVERPGEDYGYETFIESVDTIIMGRKTYDKVLSFGIEFPHKDKKCYVISRTKTGHDDNVEFYGGDLKELIQKLKSREGKNIFIDGGAEVVRELKSLNVIDEYVISFIPIMLGKGIRLFKETEAESKLELVESRAFESGLVQVTYKTI from the coding sequence ATGAATAAAAAGCGTAATGTGATTTTATATATTGCGGCAAGTGTTGATGGATTTATAGCAAAAGAAAATGAGGATATTGACTGGTTATCAATGGTTGAACGTCCGGGTGAAGATTACGGATACGAAACATTTATTGAATCAGTGGACACGATTATTATGGGTCGGAAAACGTATGACAAAGTCTTATCCTTTGGAATTGAATTTCCTCACAAGGATAAGAAATGTTATGTAATTTCCAGAACAAAAACAGGACATGATGATAACGTTGAGTTTTATGGTGGAGATCTGAAAGAACTAATACAGAAACTAAAAAGCAGAGAAGGCAAGAACATTTTTATTGATGGAGGAGCAGAGGTTGTAAGAGAACTGAAATCACTAAATGTAATTGATGAATACGTAATATCCTTCATTCCGATCATGCTTGGAAAAGGTATACGATTGTTTAAAGAAACAGAAGCGGAAAGCAAGTTGGAGTTAGTTGAGAGCAGAGCGTTTGAGTCTGGGTTGGTACAAGTGACTTATAAAACCATTTAA
- a CDS encoding FUSC family protein translates to MRQLHRKHRWLARLMASDPGYVRLQKAGRATASLILSIFSTLLIMRYTGHSGGITPAIVSGMLGLMGIMVVMDDTKKQMKVTTVLLGISAMLGITIGSIVAGHAYYIDVVLILSVFSSFYFSRFGTRYFSLFMIFFMTVYFSSVLQLSSGQLPWFYIGVWLGVIYAFIFNFFLFQDTAKNLKSSIRSFHIQSNLTLNLLIEAMVDKKTDPMRKKELEKNVLKLREYALIVSGYINADDVHKLWPGLLPNQLRLYVFDTGMLIETLIESVRGLKRADALEVEEIKQLLISVTEAVRDAEVLAPNVKEQNLQPAEKAVQQLRLLIMELFEREEPPKGWIYLIRRIESIANHVIEGAVSIQQSLHSHQALNKADEVSEENTENDESASEQDKALKPSTKKAYQALVAGIISIIVGLIISPTQPYWVLLTAFVVLLGTESIGRIYTKGYQRSLGTIIGAVVGFALAKLLSGQTVIEVIFLFVVVFLAFYLLTVSYTLMSVFITMLIAFMYDLLLGGITLTLIGARVLDTIAGAAIALGVSYIIFPKKTKDKVAESIGDFLGELSPFVTEYVRGFREDVNVKDLSESAFQLDQKLQVIRDEAQSFLQRRGSPIYSDMVRWMTMLAAINYYARHLVASAYRKGFEYPDELVEVFIQIEKKLKENIDSLSELVKGNETDGVLHSLEEEREMIERLAPSRKQSNRDLVHHLYYVWRINRSIVELGYELGGGNE, encoded by the coding sequence GTGCGACAACTACATAGAAAACACCGTTGGCTAGCGAGGCTGATGGCGTCTGACCCTGGATATGTTCGGTTGCAAAAAGCGGGTAGAGCAACTGCTAGCTTGATACTGTCCATTTTTTCAACACTTCTCATCATGCGCTATACAGGCCATTCAGGCGGCATCACCCCTGCCATTGTCTCAGGAATGCTTGGTTTGATGGGGATCATGGTCGTTATGGATGATACGAAAAAACAAATGAAGGTTACGACAGTACTGCTCGGAATTTCCGCCATGCTCGGAATTACAATCGGTTCCATTGTTGCGGGACATGCGTATTACATTGATGTGGTCCTAATTCTGAGTGTCTTTAGCAGTTTTTATTTCTCAAGATTTGGTACACGCTATTTTTCCCTCTTCATGATTTTCTTTATGACCGTATATTTTTCTTCTGTTTTACAGTTATCAAGTGGACAACTGCCATGGTTTTATATTGGTGTTTGGCTTGGTGTAATCTATGCCTTTATCTTTAATTTCTTTCTGTTTCAAGATACCGCAAAGAACCTTAAAAGCAGCATCAGATCCTTTCATATTCAGAGCAATTTAACACTTAACCTTTTAATTGAAGCGATGGTGGATAAAAAGACTGACCCTATGCGTAAAAAAGAGTTAGAAAAGAATGTCTTGAAACTAAGAGAGTATGCGCTGATCGTATCAGGCTACATTAACGCGGACGACGTTCATAAGCTTTGGCCAGGCTTGCTGCCGAATCAGCTGCGGTTGTATGTTTTTGATACAGGAATGCTGATTGAGACACTGATTGAATCTGTTCGAGGGCTTAAGAGGGCGGATGCCCTGGAAGTGGAAGAAATCAAGCAGTTGTTGATTTCTGTGACAGAGGCGGTACGTGACGCGGAAGTGCTTGCACCAAACGTAAAAGAACAAAATTTACAACCAGCAGAAAAAGCGGTTCAGCAGCTGCGTTTATTAATAATGGAGCTGTTTGAACGTGAAGAGCCGCCAAAAGGATGGATTTATCTCATTCGCCGAATCGAATCCATTGCGAACCATGTCATTGAAGGAGCTGTTAGCATCCAGCAATCTCTTCATTCTCATCAAGCCCTAAACAAGGCTGATGAAGTGTCTGAAGAAAATACGGAGAATGATGAATCAGCATCAGAGCAGGATAAAGCCCTGAAACCGTCCACCAAAAAAGCGTATCAAGCATTGGTCGCAGGTATTATTTCAATCATCGTCGGCTTGATCATATCGCCGACACAGCCGTATTGGGTTCTACTTACGGCATTTGTTGTGCTGCTTGGGACGGAATCAATCGGACGAATCTATACAAAAGGCTACCAGCGTTCTTTAGGTACGATTATCGGTGCAGTAGTGGGATTTGCTCTTGCCAAACTCCTATCTGGTCAGACTGTAATAGAGGTTATCTTTCTTTTTGTGGTCGTTTTTTTAGCTTTTTATTTGTTAACCGTTTCTTATACGTTAATGAGTGTGTTTATCACAATGCTGATTGCTTTTATGTATGATCTTTTATTAGGTGGTATTACACTTACTCTGATTGGGGCGCGTGTGCTTGATACGATTGCAGGTGCTGCCATCGCATTAGGGGTTTCTTACATCATTTTTCCAAAGAAAACAAAGGACAAAGTTGCTGAATCCATCGGTGATTTTTTAGGTGAACTGTCCCCTTTTGTGACAGAGTATGTTAGAGGCTTTAGAGAAGATGTGAATGTGAAGGATCTTTCTGAAAGTGCGTTTCAGCTGGATCAAAAGCTTCAGGTGATAAGAGACGAAGCACAATCATTCCTGCAGCGTCGCGGATCACCAATCTATTCGGATATGGTTAGATGGATGACGATGCTTGCTGCGATCAACTATTATGCAAGGCATCTCGTTGCTTCGGCTTACCGAAAGGGATTTGAGTATCCAGACGAGCTCGTTGAGGTGTTTATACAAATTGAGAAAAAACTGAAAGAAAATATTGATTCGTTATCTGAACTCGTGAAAGGAAATGAAACAGATGGTGTTCTTCATTCATTAGAAGAAGAACGCGAAATGATCGAAAGACTTGCACCGAGCCGAAAACAGTCTAATCGTGATTTAGTCCATCACCTTTATTATGTATGGCGAATTAATCGATCCATTGTGGAGTTAGGTTATGAACTAGGAGGAGGGAATGAGTAG
- a CDS encoding pyridoxamine 5'-phosphate oxidase family protein — MKTMNQVKSQEELREMLGSPSLRGQNKVIATIDGHCRDYISKSPFLVLSTSDAEGNCDSSPRGDAPGFVYILDDQHLIIPDRPGNKRVDSMFNILSNPKIGLLFIIPGMGETLRINGEAAIIKDEEILNKMAVNGKSPQLGILVKVEQCYMHCAKAFKRSGLWEPESWSSKEDLPSAAKILAAHVNMPEMTEGRIIADLEEGYKNRLY, encoded by the coding sequence ATGAAAACGATGAACCAAGTCAAAAGTCAAGAAGAGCTAAGAGAAATGCTTGGAAGTCCAAGCCTTAGAGGACAAAACAAGGTAATCGCCACAATTGATGGACATTGCAGGGACTATATCTCAAAATCTCCTTTTCTTGTCCTATCCACATCAGATGCTGAAGGAAACTGTGATAGTTCACCAAGAGGAGATGCACCTGGATTTGTTTACATTCTAGATGATCAGCACCTTATCATTCCTGATCGTCCAGGCAATAAGAGGGTCGATTCGATGTTCAACATTCTTTCTAATCCTAAAATCGGCTTGCTGTTTATCATACCTGGCATGGGTGAAACGCTTCGTATTAATGGAGAAGCAGCTATTATTAAAGACGAAGAAATATTAAACAAGATGGCCGTGAATGGAAAATCGCCACAGCTTGGTATCTTGGTAAAAGTGGAACAATGTTATATGCATTGTGCAAAAGCCTTTAAGCGTTCAGGTCTTTGGGAGCCAGAGAGCTGGAGCAGCAAAGAAGATTTACCAAGTGCTGCAAAAATTTTAGCTGCACACGTCAACATGCCCGAGATGACAGAGGGAAGAATTATCGCTGATCTTGAGGAAGGCTATAAGAATAGACTTTATTAA
- a CDS encoding MDR family MFS transporter: MGWKDYPQNIKVRLITSFFNRAVSSAVMPFMALFFAQEKNKVWAGTFLILTVVIGFIVNLIGGYISDRFPRKKVLMTTSCLSAVMFLLMTLSVFPDQKWIMLFAAAYIGFIVTSSLGRPAMHAIIMDSTTPENRKEVYTLDYWMVNLSMAIGAALGGLLYVSHQKELFILLTVTSISIPIAYGIWLRDEFSGFLEKKHANVFMDLFQNYKVALQDSAFVKVVIGGTFIFSAEFTLNSYIGIRLAETFDSFHIGNFEISGVRMLSMLNIQNMLMVVCFTFLINRITDRLNKKNALLIGLLLYGIGYVTVTSANTWYILLLFNIIATMGELIYSPIKEAEKANMIPSDKRGSYSAFANVSFSGADMLARSTIILGAFLVPVMMSVYMGVVIMIGAFFMYTGLFVRERVLEKVGKNEVATPVAK; the protein is encoded by the coding sequence ATGGGATGGAAAGATTACCCCCAAAACATTAAAGTTCGGTTGATCACATCGTTCTTTAACCGCGCCGTTTCATCGGCCGTTATGCCGTTTATGGCCTTATTTTTCGCTCAAGAAAAGAACAAAGTATGGGCAGGAACGTTCTTAATCTTAACAGTTGTTATTGGATTTATTGTAAATCTAATCGGTGGTTACATATCTGACCGCTTTCCACGAAAGAAAGTGTTAATGACGACTTCTTGTTTAAGCGCCGTTATGTTCTTGCTTATGACTCTGAGTGTGTTTCCAGATCAAAAATGGATTATGCTTTTCGCTGCTGCTTATATTGGGTTTATCGTGACAAGCAGCCTTGGCAGACCAGCGATGCACGCAATTATTATGGATTCAACAACGCCTGAAAACAGAAAAGAAGTATACACGCTCGATTACTGGATGGTGAACCTATCCATGGCAATCGGTGCAGCACTTGGCGGTTTGCTATATGTGAGTCATCAGAAAGAGTTATTTATCTTATTAACTGTGACATCTATTAGTATTCCGATCGCATATGGAATCTGGCTGCGTGACGAGTTCAGCGGATTTTTAGAAAAAAAGCACGCGAATGTGTTTATGGATTTATTTCAAAACTACAAAGTGGCTTTACAAGATTCCGCTTTTGTAAAAGTCGTAATCGGTGGAACGTTTATCTTTTCAGCTGAATTCACGCTGAACAGTTATATCGGAATCAGACTGGCAGAAACGTTCGATTCTTTTCATATCGGAAATTTTGAAATTAGCGGAGTACGTATGCTCAGTATGCTGAATATCCAAAACATGCTTATGGTTGTATGTTTCACGTTCCTGATCAACCGAATAACGGACAGGTTAAACAAAAAGAATGCGTTGCTGATTGGACTTCTTTTATATGGAATCGGCTATGTGACGGTTACTTCTGCTAATACGTGGTACATCTTACTTTTGTTTAACATCATCGCGACGATGGGCGAGTTGATCTATTCTCCAATAAAAGAAGCGGAGAAGGCAAACATGATACCAAGTGATAAGCGTGGTTCGTATTCCGCATTTGCTAACGTTTCTTTTAGCGGAGCAGATATGCTGGCACGTTCAACGATTATTCTCGGAGCGTTCTTGGTTCCTGTGATGATGTCTGTGTATATGGGAGTCGTAATCATGATCGGCGCGTTCTTCATGTATACAGGATTGTTCGTGAGAGAGCGGGTTTTGGAAAAAGTAGGGAAGAATGAAGTTGCTACACCAGTAGCGAAGTAA